A portion of the Apis mellifera strain DH4 linkage group LG6, Amel_HAv3.1, whole genome shotgun sequence genome contains these proteins:
- the LOC100576482 gene encoding centromere protein J isoform X1, producing the protein MDIEASVVERLQKLRQWQLEQQERLLKQQQIQRDMLTQKQDCMYKALELSIQELDLNEDTLNINNSNEIDNNEINNKDLITLHNKSQIKESCIQMINDNISCISQNNSFENMILQQKSPTRNFNDDIINIENHIKRQSKDEINSIISSEKEKQIENFFIDGIAPLPPDKTVINHISIDDIPIFSPKKDFHTLLEEKLKDNNEIEPLIKSNASSGNKIKKPFLRKGEGLTRFKLNQKSQSSTLKIRSRSASFNNKTQSGFKYSKNENKSNKSTQDSKNAQLSKNIHCTNLAQKHLSLKNIPLPKKKIHSKSESNISSSHLKDYINEMKNTIELNSSDFHSGTHKELEEVRIFELLEEKAENSSFCSTSSTVTAFLQQSTPFKVKNAEYKTENNMKKTKQIIPINKVSKKQLDLKSSNQIFKCTTSNKDITDDITHSDFMPFENQKTNHDSIYENIQHIDENNTMKTNEDERILRNEIQSTYNEQNFCNVPVVEKNNEINDSLHVRFSEHNEYKTIGLTDTSNTSTESLATKCFLDDKLWSDSSILETESIIETIPIAFNMSQPSITMKSKMQELNYKTQNCEDIKQDNNSICETNIHQYVYHKDELEISDTEDQISNDEASNSYKNSQNNSISQKTDNYNIRTLKQYMKRYDNKEIDEYVHNCDNGKVTEYQENVKDLQETNGTIFKSELLRNRLLELEQEISIFRKENTALSMQRKKLHEDYKNLCKEYAEKEKNFEQNKKQMEERLQEEKKKLARQKAALENRMRDSQEKAQQSKLERQENQNLKQEIIKLTEEMQIKESRWNAAESRYKCQMRILKRENSKLKQETERLQNLKKNDRNKGKFGTSANTKVIHQINKQLDMQLKESQKINDALSQSDQKLMIKTVTNDQNIEKGKGYNCNHNKNIINKSESQTTITDVAKKRNLYENLIKEATSDLIEIQEQFNISENLNKSESELSHKFKKLGNKTSKKSYDECDIFFNHNNEIKINEDNQIKNIQLHMQNDHTSLIPSIKTYNEKSLASSDKSNTYITTTSSNKTKQDAKQDVTQIEYFDGSIEYRFPNGNIKKIFPDQGVTKLIYYNGDMRETNKDGKIKYFYASTCTWHTTMPDGLEILEFSDGQIERRSQNGTVEVSFPDGSVRILESDGIEKWTLPDGTLIQILTNGEKILTLPNGQREIHTNTHKRREYPDGTVKLIYLDGTQETRYSNGRIRLKDKDGNLLMDSCQ; encoded by the exons atgGACATAGAAGCATCTGTAGTTGAACGTTTACAAAAATTGAGACAGTGGCAGTTAGAACAACAAGAACGATTATTAAAACAGCAACAGATACAAAGAGATATGTTAACACAAAAACAAGATTGTATGTATAAAGCACTTGAATTATCAATACAAGAACTTGATCTTAATGaagatacattaaatataaataattcaaatgaaattgacAATAATGAGATTAATAACaaagatttaattacattacataataaatcacaaataaaagaaagttgcatacaaatgataaatgataatatatcatgtataagtcaaaataatagttttgaaaatatgattttacaaCAAAAATCTCCTACAAGGAATTTTaatgatgatataattaatattgaaaatcatataaaaagacaatcaaaagatgaaataaattcaataatttcttcagaaaaagaaaaacaaatagaaaatttttttatagatggaATAGCACCATTACCTCCTGATAAAACAGTCATTAATCATATCTCTATTGATGATATACCAATTTTTTCTcctaaaaaagattttcatacattgttagaagaaaaattgaaagataataatgaaattgaaccTCTTATAAAATCCAATGCTAGttcaggaaataaaataaaaaaaccatttttaagaaaaggagaaggtttaactcgatttaaattaaatcaaaagtcACAATCTTCTACTTTAAAGATTAGATCACGTAGtgcttcttttaataataagacacAATCtggttttaaatattccaaaaatgaaaataaatctaataaaagtaCACAAGATTCAAAAAATGcacaattatcaaaaaatatacattgtaCAAATTTAGCCCAAAaacatttatctttaaaaaatattccattgccaaaaaaaaaaattcatagtaAATCTGAATCTAATATTTCATCTTCTCAtttgaaagattatattaatgaaatgaaaaatacaattgaatTAAACAGTTCAGATTTTCATTCTGGAACCCATAAAGAATTGGAAGAAGTACGGATATTTGAATTGTTGGAAGAAAAAGCAGAAAATTCTAGTTTTTGTTCTACATCTAGTACAGTTACTGCATTTTTACAACAATCAACTCCATTTAAAGTGAAAAATGCTGaatataaaacagaaaataatatgaaaaaaacaaaacaaataattccaataaataaagtatCTAAAAAACAATTGGATTTGAAATCatctaatcaaatatttaaatgtactacatcaaataaagatattacgGATGATATTACTCACTCTGATTTTATGccttttgaaaatcaaaaaactaATCATGAtagtatatatgaaaatatacaacatatcgatgaaaataatacaatgaaaACAAATGAAGATGAACGTATActaagaaatgaaattcaatctacatataatgaacaaaatttttgtaatgtgcctgttgttgaaaaaaataatgaaataaatgatagtCTTCATGTTAGATTTTCTGAACATAACGAATACAAAACAATTGGATTAACAGATACATCAAATACATCAACTGAATCATTAGCAACAAAATGTTTTCTTGATGATAAACTTTGGAgtgattcttcaattttagaaACTGAATCTATCATAGAAACAATCCCAATAGCATTTAATATGTCACAACCTTCTATAACAATGAAAAGTAAAAtgcaagaattaaattataaaactcaAAATTGTGAAGATATAAAAcaagataataattctatttgtgAAACAAATATACATCAATATGTTTATCATAAAGATGAATTAGAAATATCAGACACAGAAGATCAGATTTCTAATGATGAAGCAAGTAATTCATATAAGAATagtcaaaataattcaatatcacaaaaaactgataactataatattagaacattaaaacaatatatgaaaagatatgacaataaagaaatagatGAATATGTACATAATTGTGATAATGGAAAAGTCACAGAATATcaagaaaatgtaaaagatttaCAAGAAACAAACGgaactatttttaaatcagaACTTTTAAGAAATCGTTTATTAGAACTTGAACAAGAAATTAGTATATTTCGTAAAGAAAATACAGCGTTATCTATGCAACgtaaaaaattacatgaagATTATAAGAATCTATGCAAAGAATatgcagaaaaagaaaaaaattttgaacaaaataaaaaacaaatggaAGAACGCttacaagaagaaaagaaaaaattagcaCGTCAGAAAGCGGCACTAGAAAATAGAATGCGAGATTCGCAAGAAAAAGCTCAACAAAGTAAATTAGAAAGacaagaaaatcaaaatttaaaacaagaaataataaaattaacagaaGAGatgcaaataaaagaaagtagaTGGAATGCAGCAGAATCTAGATATAAATGCCaaatgagaatattaaaaagagaaaattcaaaattaaaacaagaaacagaaagattacaaaatttaaaaaaaaatgatagaaataaaggaaaatttggAACATCTGCAAATACAAAAGTAattcatcaaattaataaacagcTTGATATGCAGCTTAAAGaatctcaaaaaattaatgatgctTTATCACAATCTGACCAAAAACTAATGATAAAAACAGTAACTAATGAtcagaatatagaaaaaggaaaaggatataattgtaatcataataaaaatataattaataaatcagaaaGTCAAACAACTATAACAGATGTTGctaaaaaacgaaatttatatgaaaatttaatcaaagaagCAACATcagatttaatagaaattcaagagcaatttaatatttctgaaaatttaaataaatctgaatcAGAATTAAGccataaatttaagaaattaggTAATAAAACAAGTAAAAAATCATATGATGAATGTGATATATTCTTTAaccataataatgaaataaagatcaatgaagataatcaaattaaaaatattcaattacataTGCAGAATGATCACACATCTTTAATACCatctataaaaacatataatgaaaaaagtttgGCATCATCAGATAAatctaatacatatataacaacTACATCTTCAAACAAAACTAAACAAGATGCTAAACAAGATGTGAcacaaattgaatattttgatgGTTCTATTGAATATAGATTTccaaatggaaatattaaaaagatatttcctgATCAAGGTGtaactaaattaatatattataatggagATATGCGTGAAACTAAtaaagatggaaaaataaaatatttttatgcatcAACATGTACATGGCACACAACAATGCCAGATggtttagaaattttagaattttctga TGGTCAAATAGAAAGACGATCGCAGAATGGCACAGTAGAAGTCTCATTTCCAGATGGTTCAGTACGAATTCTAGAGTCAGATGGTATTGAAAAATGGACATTGCCAGATGGaacattaattcaaattcttaCTAATGGTGAAAAAATTCTCACTCTACCAAATGGACAACGTGAAATACATACTAATACTCATaaa agACGGGAATATCCTGATGGCACTGTTAAACTAATTTATCTTGATGGTACACAAGAAACTCGTTATTCAAATGGTAGAATACGTCTTAAAGATAAAGATGGTAATCTTTTAATGGATTCctgtcaataa
- the LOC100576482 gene encoding centromere protein J isoform X2, with protein MLTQKQDCMYKALELSIQELDLNEDTLNINNSNEIDNNEINNKDLITLHNKSQIKESCIQMINDNISCISQNNSFENMILQQKSPTRNFNDDIINIENHIKRQSKDEINSIISSEKEKQIENFFIDGIAPLPPDKTVINHISIDDIPIFSPKKDFHTLLEEKLKDNNEIEPLIKSNASSGNKIKKPFLRKGEGLTRFKLNQKSQSSTLKIRSRSASFNNKTQSGFKYSKNENKSNKSTQDSKNAQLSKNIHCTNLAQKHLSLKNIPLPKKKIHSKSESNISSSHLKDYINEMKNTIELNSSDFHSGTHKELEEVRIFELLEEKAENSSFCSTSSTVTAFLQQSTPFKVKNAEYKTENNMKKTKQIIPINKVSKKQLDLKSSNQIFKCTTSNKDITDDITHSDFMPFENQKTNHDSIYENIQHIDENNTMKTNEDERILRNEIQSTYNEQNFCNVPVVEKNNEINDSLHVRFSEHNEYKTIGLTDTSNTSTESLATKCFLDDKLWSDSSILETESIIETIPIAFNMSQPSITMKSKMQELNYKTQNCEDIKQDNNSICETNIHQYVYHKDELEISDTEDQISNDEASNSYKNSQNNSISQKTDNYNIRTLKQYMKRYDNKEIDEYVHNCDNGKVTEYQENVKDLQETNGTIFKSELLRNRLLELEQEISIFRKENTALSMQRKKLHEDYKNLCKEYAEKEKNFEQNKKQMEERLQEEKKKLARQKAALENRMRDSQEKAQQSKLERQENQNLKQEIIKLTEEMQIKESRWNAAESRYKCQMRILKRENSKLKQETERLQNLKKNDRNKGKFGTSANTKVIHQINKQLDMQLKESQKINDALSQSDQKLMIKTVTNDQNIEKGKGYNCNHNKNIINKSESQTTITDVAKKRNLYENLIKEATSDLIEIQEQFNISENLNKSESELSHKFKKLGNKTSKKSYDECDIFFNHNNEIKINEDNQIKNIQLHMQNDHTSLIPSIKTYNEKSLASSDKSNTYITTTSSNKTKQDAKQDVTQIEYFDGSIEYRFPNGNIKKIFPDQGVTKLIYYNGDMRETNKDGKIKYFYASTCTWHTTMPDGLEILEFSDGQIERRSQNGTVEVSFPDGSVRILESDGIEKWTLPDGTLIQILTNGEKILTLPNGQREIHTNTHKRREYPDGTVKLIYLDGTQETRYSNGRIRLKDKDGNLLMDSCQ; from the exons ATGTTAACACAAAAACAAGATTGTATGTATAAAGCACTTGAATTATCAATACAAGAACTTGATCTTAATGaagatacattaaatataaataattcaaatgaaattgacAATAATGAGATTAATAACaaagatttaattacattacataataaatcacaaataaaagaaagttgcatacaaatgataaatgataatatatcatgtataagtcaaaataatagttttgaaaatatgattttacaaCAAAAATCTCCTACAAGGAATTTTaatgatgatataattaatattgaaaatcatataaaaagacaatcaaaagatgaaataaattcaataatttcttcagaaaaagaaaaacaaatagaaaatttttttatagatggaATAGCACCATTACCTCCTGATAAAACAGTCATTAATCATATCTCTATTGATGATATACCAATTTTTTCTcctaaaaaagattttcatacattgttagaagaaaaattgaaagataataatgaaattgaaccTCTTATAAAATCCAATGCTAGttcaggaaataaaataaaaaaaccatttttaagaaaaggagaaggtttaactcgatttaaattaaatcaaaagtcACAATCTTCTACTTTAAAGATTAGATCACGTAGtgcttcttttaataataagacacAATCtggttttaaatattccaaaaatgaaaataaatctaataaaagtaCACAAGATTCAAAAAATGcacaattatcaaaaaatatacattgtaCAAATTTAGCCCAAAaacatttatctttaaaaaatattccattgccaaaaaaaaaaattcatagtaAATCTGAATCTAATATTTCATCTTCTCAtttgaaagattatattaatgaaatgaaaaatacaattgaatTAAACAGTTCAGATTTTCATTCTGGAACCCATAAAGAATTGGAAGAAGTACGGATATTTGAATTGTTGGAAGAAAAAGCAGAAAATTCTAGTTTTTGTTCTACATCTAGTACAGTTACTGCATTTTTACAACAATCAACTCCATTTAAAGTGAAAAATGCTGaatataaaacagaaaataatatgaaaaaaacaaaacaaataattccaataaataaagtatCTAAAAAACAATTGGATTTGAAATCatctaatcaaatatttaaatgtactacatcaaataaagatattacgGATGATATTACTCACTCTGATTTTATGccttttgaaaatcaaaaaactaATCATGAtagtatatatgaaaatatacaacatatcgatgaaaataatacaatgaaaACAAATGAAGATGAACGTATActaagaaatgaaattcaatctacatataatgaacaaaatttttgtaatgtgcctgttgttgaaaaaaataatgaaataaatgatagtCTTCATGTTAGATTTTCTGAACATAACGAATACAAAACAATTGGATTAACAGATACATCAAATACATCAACTGAATCATTAGCAACAAAATGTTTTCTTGATGATAAACTTTGGAgtgattcttcaattttagaaACTGAATCTATCATAGAAACAATCCCAATAGCATTTAATATGTCACAACCTTCTATAACAATGAAAAGTAAAAtgcaagaattaaattataaaactcaAAATTGTGAAGATATAAAAcaagataataattctatttgtgAAACAAATATACATCAATATGTTTATCATAAAGATGAATTAGAAATATCAGACACAGAAGATCAGATTTCTAATGATGAAGCAAGTAATTCATATAAGAATagtcaaaataattcaatatcacaaaaaactgataactataatattagaacattaaaacaatatatgaaaagatatgacaataaagaaatagatGAATATGTACATAATTGTGATAATGGAAAAGTCACAGAATATcaagaaaatgtaaaagatttaCAAGAAACAAACGgaactatttttaaatcagaACTTTTAAGAAATCGTTTATTAGAACTTGAACAAGAAATTAGTATATTTCGTAAAGAAAATACAGCGTTATCTATGCAACgtaaaaaattacatgaagATTATAAGAATCTATGCAAAGAATatgcagaaaaagaaaaaaattttgaacaaaataaaaaacaaatggaAGAACGCttacaagaagaaaagaaaaaattagcaCGTCAGAAAGCGGCACTAGAAAATAGAATGCGAGATTCGCAAGAAAAAGCTCAACAAAGTAAATTAGAAAGacaagaaaatcaaaatttaaaacaagaaataataaaattaacagaaGAGatgcaaataaaagaaagtagaTGGAATGCAGCAGAATCTAGATATAAATGCCaaatgagaatattaaaaagagaaaattcaaaattaaaacaagaaacagaaagattacaaaatttaaaaaaaaatgatagaaataaaggaaaatttggAACATCTGCAAATACAAAAGTAattcatcaaattaataaacagcTTGATATGCAGCTTAAAGaatctcaaaaaattaatgatgctTTATCACAATCTGACCAAAAACTAATGATAAAAACAGTAACTAATGAtcagaatatagaaaaaggaaaaggatataattgtaatcataataaaaatataattaataaatcagaaaGTCAAACAACTATAACAGATGTTGctaaaaaacgaaatttatatgaaaatttaatcaaagaagCAACATcagatttaatagaaattcaagagcaatttaatatttctgaaaatttaaataaatctgaatcAGAATTAAGccataaatttaagaaattaggTAATAAAACAAGTAAAAAATCATATGATGAATGTGATATATTCTTTAaccataataatgaaataaagatcaatgaagataatcaaattaaaaatattcaattacataTGCAGAATGATCACACATCTTTAATACCatctataaaaacatataatgaaaaaagtttgGCATCATCAGATAAatctaatacatatataacaacTACATCTTCAAACAAAACTAAACAAGATGCTAAACAAGATGTGAcacaaattgaatattttgatgGTTCTATTGAATATAGATTTccaaatggaaatattaaaaagatatttcctgATCAAGGTGtaactaaattaatatattataatggagATATGCGTGAAACTAAtaaagatggaaaaataaaatatttttatgcatcAACATGTACATGGCACACAACAATGCCAGATggtttagaaattttagaattttctga TGGTCAAATAGAAAGACGATCGCAGAATGGCACAGTAGAAGTCTCATTTCCAGATGGTTCAGTACGAATTCTAGAGTCAGATGGTATTGAAAAATGGACATTGCCAGATGGaacattaattcaaattcttaCTAATGGTGAAAAAATTCTCACTCTACCAAATGGACAACGTGAAATACATACTAATACTCATaaa agACGGGAATATCCTGATGGCACTGTTAAACTAATTTATCTTGATGGTACACAAGAAACTCGTTATTCAAATGGTAGAATACGTCTTAAAGATAAAGATGGTAATCTTTTAATGGATTCctgtcaataa
- the LOC412666 gene encoding serine/threonine-protein phosphatase PGAM5, mitochondrial, whose product MSIRSNFKKWIVGFGALGGAMFFYPNDNDNNSQFLHTHKFGIATSSWDHNWDRRDPKSLVKPMKIDNESNQNLYNKQLINKTAKAIRHIILIRHGQYNIEAKTDIDGILTDLGRQQAEATGKRLQELGFPYTLLVHSTMTRAQETAKIISKDLKNVPIKCDLLLNEGAPIQPDPPSSNWKPEVNFYRDGPRIEAAFRKYFHRADFAQEKDSYTILVCHANIIRYFVCRALQFPPQSWLRLSLNHASITWITIYPDGIVKLWAFGDTGHMKPQLFL is encoded by the exons ATGTCTATacgttcaaattttaaaaaatggattgTAGGATTTGGTGCATTAGGTGGTGCtatgtttttttatccaaatgataatgataataatagtcAATTTTTACACACACATAAATTTGGAATAGCAACTTCTAGTTGGGATCATAATTGGgatag GCGAGATCCAAAAAGTTTAGTAAAACCAATGAAAATAGATAATGaatctaatcaaaatttatataataaacaattaataaataaaacagcaAAAGCTATAcgtcatataattttaattcgtcatgggcaatataatatagaagcTAAAACAGATATAGATGGGATACTTACAGATCTTG gtaGACAACAAGCTGAGGCAACAGGGAAAAGATTACAAGAATTAGGTTTTCCTTATACTCTACTTGTACATTCAACAATGACAAGAGCACAAGAAACTGCTAAAATTATAAGCAAAGATCTTAAGAATGTACCAATAAAATGTGATTTGCTTCTTAATGAAGGTGCACCAATTCAACCTGATCCACCATCATCTAACTGGAAACCTGaagtaaat ttTTATAGAGATGGACCTAGAATAGAAGCtgcatttagaaaatattttcatcgtgCAGATTTTGCTCAAGAAAAGGACTCTTATACAATTCTTGTTTGTcatgcaaatattattagatattttgtatgcag AGCATTACAATTTCCACCTCAAAGTTGGTTGCGTTTAAGTTTGAATCATGCTAGTATTACATGGATTACTATTTATCCTGAtggtattgtaaaattatggGCTTTTGGTGATACAGGACATATGAAACCAcagctatttttataa
- the LOC551178 gene encoding serine/threonine-protein phosphatase PGAM5, mitochondrial, giving the protein MPIRLNLKKWIAGCGVIGGAMLFYPNDNDHVQSSQKQHSWITPSSWGRWDHNWDRRHPEWLANVAKSDDETDKESRKKRSIKKSNVKHHIILIRHGQYNTKGKTDSDRTLTTLGRQQAEATGKRLQELGLPYSLIVQSTIIRAKETAKIIEKYLKDITLKEDSVLSEGMPIAPDPPINVWNSEVVVYEDGPRIEAAFRKYFHRPEPSQEKDSYVILVCHANVIRYFVCRALQFPPEGWLRLSLNHGSITWVSIRPNGRVTLRSLGDSGHMEPQLISSY; this is encoded by the exons atgcctatacgtttaaatttaaaaaaatggattgCTGGATGTGGTGTAATTGGTGGTGCAATGCTTTTTTATCCAAATGATAACGATCATGTTCAATCATCACAAAAACAACATTCTTGGATAACACCTTCATCTTGGGGCAGATGGGATCATAATTGGGAtag acGACATCCAGAGTGGTTAGCAAACGTAGCTAAATCAGATGATGAAACTGATAAAGAATCACgtaaaaaaagatcaattaaGAAATCAAATGTGAAACatcacataattttaattcgtcatggacaatataatacaaaaggcAAAACAGATTCAGATCGAACACTTACAACTCTTG gtaGGCAACAAGCAGAGGCAACAGGAAAAAGATTACAGGAATTAGGATTACCATATTCCTTGATTGTACAATCAACAATAATTCGAGCTAAAGAAACTgctaaaattatagaaaaatatcttaaagatATTACACTCAAAGAAGATTCTGTACTTAGTGAAGGTATGCCAATTGCACCTGATCCTCCAATTAATGTTTGGAATTCTGAAGTAGtt GTTTATGAAGATGGACCTAGAATAGAAGCtgcatttagaaaatattttcatcgtcCAGAACCTAGTCAGGAAAAAGATTCATATGTTATTCTTGTTTGCCATGCAAAcgttattagatattttgtttgtcg agCATTGCAATTTCCACCTGAAGGTTGGTTACGTTTAAGTTTAAATCATGGAAGTATTACATGGGTATCTATTCGTCCTAATGGAAGGGTAACATTAAGAAGTTTAGGTGATAGTGGACATATGGAACCACAACTTATTTCATCTTATTAa
- the LOC724784 gene encoding nuclear speckle splicing regulatory protein 1: MSDIKEEKQYGLILSKKQHITPKVNNIFGDSNESDEEDGTDWVKKALQAEGEKNKIKKQIKLNMQKALKENPTIFQYDEVYDDIERKKDQFKITKDERKKPKYIQNLLKAAERRKKEQEYRIERMVQKEREAEGTMYADKESFVTSAYRAKLEEFKRMEEEENRMDKLEAIADVKKQQDMSGFYRHLYVQTIQSSEKSEIKNNINNDENDLNTITKKTDISAINKEQIKNKEIKKNRQYRQRRVEDSDTEIEIEEKMENKVNIILPEKRKNIEKETVEVEYDAKRQKQQTENIKPEGNLNEIKIENFNSKNNKILEKSENNDEIERKTISLKAKIEAEKKERSKIWEKRTIGPEFEAALQRYYSRKSMRLSIA; this comes from the exons atgTCTGatatcaaagaagaaaaaca atatggtttaattttatctaaaaaacaaCATATTACTCCAAAggttaacaatatatttggtGATAGTAATGAATCGGATGAAGAAGATGGTACAGATTGGGTTAAAAAAGCTCTTCAGgcagaaggagaaaaaaacaaaataaaaaaacaaataaaattaaatatgcaaaaagCATTGAAAGAAAACCcaacaatatttcaatatgatgAAGTATATGAtgatatagaaagaaaaaaagatcaatttaaaattacaaaagatgaaagaaagaaaccaaaatatatccaaaatcttttgaaagctgctgaacgaagaaaaaaagaacaagaatatagaatagaaagaaTGGTTCAAAAAGAACGAGAAGCAGAGGGAACAATGTATGCAGATAAAGAAAGTTTTGTTACTTCTGCTTATAGAgcaaaattagaagaatttaaaagaatggaagaagaagaaaatagaatggaTAAATTAGAAGCTATTGCAGATGTTAAAAAACAACAAGATATGTCAGGATTTTATAGACATTTGTATGTGCAAACTATTCAATCTTCAGAGAAATCTGAaatcaaaaacaatataaataatgatgaaaatgatttaaatactATAACTAAAAAGACAGATATTAGTGCtataaataaagaacaaattaaaaataaagaaataaaaaaaaatagacaatATAGACAAAGAAGAGTAGAAGACAGTGAtacagaaattgaaattgaagaaaaaatggaaaataaagtaaacattattttacctGAAAAgcgtaaaaatattgaaaaagaaactgtAGAAGTAGAATATGATGCTAAAAGACAAAAGCAACaaactgaaaatattaaaccTGAAGGAAatcttaatgaaattaaaatagaaaatttcaattcaaaaaataataaaatattagaaaaatctgaaaataatgatgaaatcgaaagaaaaactattagtttaaaagcaaaaatagaagcagaaaaaaaagaacgatctaaaatttgggaaaaaagaacaattggTCCTGAATTTGAAGCAGCATTGCAAAGATATTACTCTAGAAAATCTATGAGATTGTCAATTgcataa